accaatgaggtttgtctTCATGCCTCAAGCCAGTATGGttaagcttctgtttatgttttctGATGACTGCTTATATGTATAttcatgaactttttgaaatatcaaagtggtagttgcatagactGTCAATAGAGGGGCAGAAATCTCtctgatttcattaaaaatatcttaatttgtattcagaagatgaacgaaagtcttacggtttggaaagacatgagggtgagtaaatgatgacagaattttcattttttggtgaactaacccttagaGTTTTGTTTTCCAGTTGATTTAAAGAGTTCACTTTCAGGAATGTATCACATAAGCTTCCTTCAAACAAACTGGTAAATGGTTTTTGCTGCACCAGTTTAAATAATCCTTGTATAAACAAGTATTTGTTATTTACCTCCAGCTGTCCTCCAGCCCATATTATGTTTTCAGTGTTAAGTACAATGCGTTGGTCAGGAGGTAGTGAGGCATCATAGTATCCCACTGGTTTAAATTGGACTGATCCATCAGACTTCTGCTGCCAGTTCACAATTTCATACTGGGCTACAACGCCTCCAGTGTTGTCAAACCACACATGATCTCCAAATTTTACGGTGAAATTTACACTTTTCAGAGCCTCAACCACCTAGCCAAAGACAAATTTGTGTTACCTTTACATTGTCTGACATATAGGGTTATTCTCTTGCTCTTCCTGTCTATTCCCCcagaactgttttttttttttcttccccccCTTATATATACCTCCTGTGGTTGTATTCTCAGGCCTTTTTCACAACCTTTTTGTTCTCTACATTTTAGTATATTGTGTAGTGAATGAGCCACAGCATAAACTGCTTTGTAGACATTGCTTGCATATCTTTGTTCTGGCACATCTTCATTGTAGGTTTTCAACTCGAGTAGATCCTGATATATGCTGCAATTTAATGCATATTGAGAAGAATTCCCCTCAATCTGTGAGCATGGAAAAGCTGTGTCCCAGAATGCATTTATAACATAATCTGAAAACCcttcaacatttatttttctgactGCAAACCCCAATGACCCTCCCagaaaattaaaactttttgtaatgatcaaactctttgcagttATCCATGCTTCCACACCAATCATTTGGAGGCCTGTAATGTTCTGAATACTTAGCTGCTCAAGGAGATTGCTCATCTCAAAACTGGTAAGAAATGCAATGATCACTTTTGCAGTGCCTTGTTTTATTATGTCTACcactttttttagtttttcagTCTCTGTTCGGTAGAATTTCACAGAGTACTCCACACAAATTCCCTCCTCCTGGGCTATTTTCAGAAATATGGCCATTCCATAGTTTCCATAGTCATTGTCGGTGTTCACAGCTCCCACCCAAGACCAGCCAAAGTGCTTGACTATGTATGCGAGTGCTCTGCTCTGGTGGTAATCACTAGCAATAGTCCTGAAGAAAGAAGGGTAATCTTTCCTattactgagacattcacatgtGGCTGACTGacttatcttaaaaaaaaaagaagaaagaaagaacaggaCACAATGAAATAGTCATCAGTATTGTAATTGTGTCAAACATTTAGTGTTATTGCAACCTACCACTGGAATTTTAAAAGGTCCTGTAGTTCTGGACAGAATCACTGTGGCAGAAGATTCTGATTCTCCTATAATAGCATGAATAATTGATTGCCCATTGCATCTGCCTTCTGCTGCAAACTCATGACCATTCAGCAATGCCATGGTGGAATTCATAGAAAACAGTCTTGAACCACAGTTATCATAAATTTGGTAACCAACAGAAACATTTGGGAGCAAAGTCTCACTTCTGTTAATTTCCTCAATTGCAAAAATCATGATTTGAGCCATCCGGAAATCTCTTATATTTACACTgtgaaaatgttaaacaaatatgataaataacaacaacaaatagATAAATATAATGGAAAAGTAAaggatatacagtacagtccaaaagtttggaaccactaagatttttaatgtttttaaaagaagtttcatctgctcaccaaggctacatttatttaattaaaaatacagtaaaaacagtaatattgtgaaatattattacaatttaaaatatgttttctatttgaatatatttcacaaagtaatttattcctgtgatgcaaagctgaattttcagcatcattactcaagtcttcagtgtcacatgatccttcagaaatcattctaatatgctgatttgctgctaaataaacatttatgattattttcagtgttgaaaacagttgtgtactttttttcaggattccttgatgaatagaaagttcaaaagaacagcatttatctgaaatacaaagcttctggaGCATTATagactaccgttcaaaagtttggggtcagtaagaatttttatttttttatttttttgaaaagaaattaaagaaattaatacttttattcagcaaggatgcattaaatcaatcaaaagtggcagtaaagacatttataatgttacaaaagattagatttcagataaacactgttcttttgaactttctattcattaaataatcctgaaaaaaaatattgcacactaatattttgtacaattgtacacattaaatgtttcttgagcagcagatcagaatattagaatgatttctgaaggatcatgtgacactgaagactggagtaatgatgctaaaaattcagctttgcatcacaggaataaattactttgtgaaatatattcaaatagaaaacagttattttaaattgtaataatatttcacaatattactgtttttactgtatttttaattaaataaatgtagccttggtgagcagacgaaacttcttttaaaagcattaaaaaccttagtggttccaaacttttggactgtactgtatgtaaaaTACATTGATACATGTTATTGCATAATAGTTTTATACATAATCTTCTCCAAATGCTTCTTAATATTTCCAATGTAACAAACCTGGAACATGACAGAGGCTGAGGTTTTTGTGTAAACTTGAATGAAGATGATGTTAGTTTACTGTGAACTCCAAAAATTCCTCCAATAGTTACTTCTCCATCCCTGGAAAGCAGCGGGTACTTAGTTTCTCCCATTATTCTGCAAAGTGTGTTTTCCACCATTGTTTGAATGTGGTGGAAAAGCAGGAGTGTGTAAAGAAAGAGAAGCATCCCAAAGACTCCTCTGCACCTACCAATCTAAATGACTTGATACtgtatttgcatttttataGACATAATTAATATGGATGAATGATTTTGAATGTAGCCAATGAACTAATAGGACAGGCAGAGTCATTGCTACAGGGGAGAAAGGTGGTGATGATTCTTGAGGTCCCTGGCTTTCAGGGTGCCCCCATGATTTCAGCTAACAGAAGAATATGAATGTTTAACTAATGTGGGCTAATGTGAAGTAACCAAACTACCTGCCATACTGAAGAACTCCTGGTTATGTGAATTATCACTTCTACCTCTAATCAGCAATCATAGGTAGGGTGACAACCTGGAAAGTTCTGAAAAAGGAATGGGAGGAATGAATACTAATACTATACTaatactacttttttttttttttttttttttttttttttttagtgttttaaatTAAAGTTGTTATGTTTTAATTCCTCCTTTGGGCTTTTTCCTTATTCCTTGGATTATCTaggttatttttgtaaataaagactGGCTGCATTTAGATCCACAGCTTCTTTCTCCTTGCCTTGACCAAGCCATAACAATGACAGCTTAAATAGATTAAAGGATCCAGTGCATACCTCATCAAAAGTCGTGAAATATGCCTACACCAGTCAGGACTTCTTCTAGACACATACTGTCTTTCTCCAAGCCGCTAGATCCACAAGATACACTGAAACTGGTAAATTGCATTTAATGTTTGTATAGTCTAATAAAGGAACAAACTAGTCgctaataatataaaatgtgatttttaactAATAGCCTGTTATTCCGTTCAATATATTTAGTATTGAATGTGAACCTAAATTACATTGTATCACTCAAACCTGGGCAAACTGAATGGAAGTCACAGAGCCAGTCATAATTAACAAGATAATTTAAAGCATGTTATCA
The nucleotide sequence above comes from Chanodichthys erythropterus isolate Z2021 chromosome 7, ASM2448905v1, whole genome shotgun sequence. Encoded proteins:
- the LOC137022652 gene encoding extracellular calcium-sensing receptor-like; its protein translation is MLLFLYTLLLFHHIQTMVENTLCRIMGETKYPLLSRDGEVTIGGIFGVHSKLTSSSFKFTQKPQPLSCSSVNIRDFRMAQIMIFAIEEINRSETLLPNVSVGYQIYDNCGSRLFSMNSTMALLNGHEFAAEGRCNGQSIIHAIIGESESSATVILSRTTGPFKIPVISQSATCECLSNRKDYPSFFRTIASDYHQSRALAYIVKHFGWSWVGAVNTDNDYGNYGMAIFLKIAQEEGICVEYSVKFYRTETEKLKKVVDIIKQGTAKVIIAFLTSFEMSNLLEQLSIQNITGLQMIGVEAWITAKSLIITKSFNFLGGSLGFAVRKINVEGFSDYVINAFWDTAFPCSQIEGNSSQYALNCSIYQDLLELKTYNEDVPEQRYASNVYKAVYAVAHSLHNILKCREQKGCEKGLRIQPQEVVEALKSVNFTVKFGDHVWFDNTGGVVAQYEIVNWQQKSDGSVQFKPVGYYDASLPPDQRIVLNTENIIWAGGQLEKPRSMCSESCPPGNRKAAQKGRPVCCYDCIPCADGEISNETDSNNCKQCPGEYWSNAEKNKCVLKDVEFLSFTEVMGIVLAFFSLFGVGLTVLVAILFYSKKDTPIVKANNSELSFLLLFSLTLCFLCSLTFIGQPTEWSCMLRHTAFGITFVLCISCVLGKTIVVLMAFKATLPGSNVMKWFGPTQQRLSVLAFTLVQVIICVLWLTISPPFPYKNIKYYKEKIILECSLGSIIGFSTVLGYIGLLAFLCFILAFLARTLPDNFNEAKFITFSILIFCAVWITFIPAYVSSPGKFTVAVEIFAILASSFGLLLCIFAPKCHIILFKPEKNTKQHMMGKVPSKSY